A part of Leptotrichia hongkongensis genomic DNA contains:
- a CDS encoding NfeD family protein, whose amino-acid sequence MGALFWAILSGITAILEIIIPGLVTIWFALSALIVMFLANFIEDSLIQFLIFAVLSVIFLIFTRPVLRKYIESQRKTNFDASMKGTDVKIEKVVDTKQAEKEYEVKFKGSIWTGVSEEILSNGEIVKIKGFKGNKIILERK is encoded by the coding sequence ATGGGAGCATTATTTTGGGCAATTTTGTCAGGAATAACAGCAATTCTGGAAATAATTATTCCAGGACTTGTAACAATTTGGTTTGCACTTTCAGCTTTAATTGTAATGTTTCTTGCAAATTTTATAGAAGATTCGCTAATACAGTTTTTAATATTCGCTGTGCTTTCAGTAATTTTCCTAATTTTCACACGTCCAGTCTTGAGAAAATATATTGAATCGCAAAGAAAGACAAATTTTGATGCGAGCATGAAAGGGACTGATGTAAAAATTGAAAAAGTAGTCGATACTAAACAAGCTGAAAAGGAATATGAAGTAAAATTTAAAGGATCCATTTGGACAGGAGTAAGTGAGGAAATATTGTCAAATGGAGAAATTGTTAAAATTAAAGGTTTTAAAGGCAACAAGATAATTCTTGAAAGAAAGTAA
- the holA gene encoding DNA polymerase III subunit delta: MIYFIGGKKQREFKYFELLEKIRKKNIGISESFFDVDLKENEKFLEKININSIFSSQELVVLKRAEKLKNIEEILKYVANLEIVNKEIIIDYDKEDGKFGVKLKKLLDEFSKNKQMEVFLFQKETEEEIRAYVANELDINARDVAMLLEMIGSNPFKVRNEVAKIKIFLDGKKFDIEKIKNIVSIEKDYQIYEMTRNILLNNPADVMRYLEQKKEYMGILYSLYNELEIMYKISSLKMKGRKFSKNYNTFKIEFEEIKEIFKSNNRIPNSYVIFKKIELEQNYTNTSLKKLVFRCWEIEKDIKTGKIEMETGVEMLIMEICSLFRKK; this comes from the coding sequence ATGATTTATTTTATTGGAGGAAAAAAGCAAAGAGAATTTAAGTATTTTGAACTTTTGGAGAAAATTCGGAAAAAAAATATTGGAATTAGTGAAAGTTTTTTTGACGTGGATTTGAAGGAAAATGAAAAATTTTTGGAAAAAATAAATATTAATTCCATATTTTCAAGTCAGGAACTGGTTGTATTGAAAAGAGCAGAAAAGCTTAAAAATATTGAGGAAATTTTGAAATACGTAGCAAACCTTGAGATAGTAAATAAGGAAATTATTATTGATTATGACAAGGAAGACGGGAAATTTGGAGTAAAATTAAAAAAGCTGCTGGATGAATTTAGTAAAAATAAGCAAATGGAAGTTTTTTTATTTCAAAAGGAAACAGAAGAGGAAATACGGGCTTATGTTGCAAATGAATTGGATATAAACGCAAGGGATGTGGCAATGCTTCTTGAAATGATAGGAAGCAATCCGTTTAAGGTCAGAAATGAAGTTGCAAAAATTAAGATTTTTCTGGATGGAAAAAAGTTTGATATTGAAAAAATTAAAAATATTGTATCTATTGAAAAAGATTATCAAATTTATGAAATGACCCGAAACATATTGTTAAACAATCCAGCGGATGTAATGAGATACTTGGAGCAAAAAAAAGAATATATGGGAATCTTGTATTCTCTTTACAATGAACTTGAAATAATGTACAAAATAAGCTCGTTAAAAATGAAAGGGCGAAAATTCAGTAAAAATTACAACACTTTTAAAATTGAATTTGAAGAAATAAAGGAAATTTTTAAATCCAATAACAGAATCCCAAATTCCTATGTAATTTTCAAAAAAATAGAATTGGAACAAAACTACACAAATACCAGTTTAAAAAAATTAGTTTTTAGATGCTGGGAAATAGAAAAGGATATAAAGACTGGTAAAATAGAAATGGAAACAGGAGTGGAAATGTTAATTATGGAAATTTGCTCATTATTTAGAAAAAAATAA
- a CDS encoding PTS transporter subunit EIIC, whose product MKNNGIFAVLQKIGRAFMLPIAVLPMAGILLGVGGSFTNPVLIKTYNLTFLEPGTPLNYLMQLFSNTGLFVFANLPLLFAVGVAIGLANKNKETAALSAVLGFLLFHTIIGTILSFKGITPDSVTYDALIGKGLSEAAARGTAALYAKELGIFTLQTGVFGGIVCGIVASAITNKFSDKKLPDYLAFFSGNRFVPVMTIILFIPLAAIFPFVWPTIFMGIVKAGEMFAATGAIGTFFYGFTMRLLNVFGLHHAIYPLFWYTQLGGYQEVGGQMVAGGQNIFFAQLADPSVKHFSAAATKTMTGGFLPMMFGLPAAALAMYRTADDKNKAAIKGILLSAALTSFLTGITEPIEFTFLFVAPVLYVIHAVLEGLAYMLMYVLNVAVGITFSRGIIDFTFFGLLQGNAKTSYYWILILGPVYALVYYFVFKTLILKFNILTPGRGDSENKLYTRKDYNEAKENTELIDNIVVSLGGAENIENIDACITRLRVTVKDASIVADDARWKELQAKGVIRSGKGIQVVYGTQAETYKNQIREKYRI is encoded by the coding sequence ATGAAAAATAATGGAATTTTTGCAGTATTACAGAAAATAGGAAGGGCTTTTATGCTTCCTATTGCAGTTTTGCCAATGGCAGGAATACTTTTAGGAGTGGGAGGTTCTTTTACAAATCCCGTCCTTATAAAAACGTATAATTTAACTTTTCTTGAACCGGGAACTCCGTTGAATTACCTTATGCAGCTGTTTTCTAACACAGGATTATTTGTTTTTGCAAATTTACCTTTACTGTTTGCGGTTGGTGTAGCTATAGGGCTTGCAAATAAAAATAAAGAAACTGCCGCTTTATCAGCTGTTTTAGGATTTTTGCTTTTTCATACTATAATAGGAACAATACTCAGTTTTAAAGGAATAACTCCTGATTCAGTAACTTATGATGCTCTTATTGGAAAAGGTTTGAGTGAAGCTGCGGCAAGGGGGACAGCGGCATTATATGCGAAGGAACTTGGAATATTTACATTACAGACAGGTGTATTTGGCGGTATCGTGTGTGGTATTGTGGCTTCGGCAATTACAAACAAGTTTTCAGATAAAAAATTACCTGATTATTTGGCATTTTTCAGCGGAAATAGATTTGTGCCTGTTATGACAATTATTTTATTTATTCCTTTGGCAGCAATATTTCCGTTTGTTTGGCCTACAATCTTTATGGGAATTGTAAAAGCTGGAGAAATGTTTGCAGCTACAGGGGCTATAGGAACATTCTTCTATGGATTTACAATGAGATTGTTAAATGTATTTGGATTACACCATGCGATATACCCTCTGTTCTGGTATACTCAGCTTGGAGGTTATCAGGAAGTGGGAGGACAGATGGTAGCAGGAGGGCAAAATATATTCTTTGCACAGCTTGCAGATCCGTCAGTAAAACATTTTAGTGCAGCAGCGACAAAAACAATGACAGGTGGATTTTTACCTATGATGTTTGGATTACCTGCAGCAGCCCTTGCAATGTACAGAACTGCAGATGACAAGAATAAAGCGGCTATAAAAGGAATATTGCTATCAGCCGCATTGACATCATTCCTTACAGGAATAACTGAACCGATAGAATTTACTTTCTTATTTGTAGCACCTGTATTATACGTAATTCATGCAGTGCTTGAAGGACTTGCCTATATGCTAATGTATGTGCTTAATGTGGCAGTAGGAATTACATTTTCAAGAGGAATTATAGATTTCACTTTCTTTGGACTTTTACAAGGAAATGCAAAGACTTCATATTACTGGATACTAATATTAGGCCCTGTATATGCACTTGTATATTATTTTGTGTTCAAAACATTAATTTTGAAATTTAATATTCTTACACCAGGTAGAGGAGATTCTGAAAATAAACTTTACACAAGAAAAGATTATAACGAAGCTAAAGAAAATACAGAACTTATAGACAATATAGTAGTTTCATTAGGTGGAGCAGAAAATATAGAAAATATAGATGCCTGCATTACAAGACTTAGAGTTACTGTAAAAGATGCTTCTATAGTTGCTGATGATGCGAGATGGAAAGAATTGCAAGCAAAAGGTGTAATTCGTTCTGGAAAAGGAATTCAAGTAGTGTACGGAACTCAGGCTGAAACATATAAAAATCAAATAAGAGAAAAATATAGAATATAA
- a CDS encoding N-acetylmannosamine-6-phosphate 2-epimerase has protein sequence MSKEKLLEKLKGKLIVSCQALPGEPLYIENGTIMHLMAIAAEQAGAAGIRTNGIRDIEEIKKNLDLPVIGLIKKQYEGFPQHITVTMKEIDDLVKAKADIIALDCTMRERPEAKTINEFIKKIREKYPDVLLMADISTFEEGVNAEKAGVDFVGTTLSGYTPYSKKSEGPDFELVENLAKTIHIPVIAEGKIHEPKQAKKMLELGAFAVVVGGAITRPLEIAQRFVREMKK, from the coding sequence ATGAGTAAAGAAAAATTATTGGAAAAATTAAAAGGGAAATTGATTGTTTCGTGCCAGGCATTGCCTGGAGAACCTCTTTATATAGAAAATGGGACTATAATGCATCTTATGGCTATTGCGGCAGAACAGGCTGGAGCAGCAGGAATAAGAACAAATGGAATAAGAGATATTGAAGAAATCAAAAAAAACTTAGATTTACCTGTTATAGGATTAATCAAAAAGCAATATGAAGGATTTCCTCAGCATATAACTGTAACGATGAAGGAAATAGATGATTTAGTGAAAGCTAAAGCCGATATAATTGCACTAGACTGTACAATGAGAGAACGCCCTGAAGCAAAAACAATAAATGAATTTATAAAAAAAATTAGGGAAAAATATCCTGATGTGCTATTAATGGCAGATATTTCAACATTCGAAGAAGGTGTGAATGCTGAGAAAGCTGGTGTAGATTTTGTAGGAACAACACTTAGTGGCTATACTCCCTATAGTAAAAAATCAGAAGGGCCTGACTTTGAATTAGTAGAAAATCTTGCTAAAACAATTCATATTCCAGTAATAGCAGAAGGAAAAATACACGAGCCGAAGCAGGCAAAAAAAATGCTGGAATTGGGTGCATTTGCAGTAGTTGTCGGAGGTGCTATAACAAGACCCCTTGAAATAGCTCAAAGATTTGTCAGGGAAATGAAGAAATAA
- a CDS encoding IS3 family transposase yields MYNYKEVWYNNSRIHSKIGFTSPNEYEESIRKQRNCLKIV; encoded by the coding sequence ATATACAATTATAAAGAAGTGTGGTATAATAACAGTAGAATACACAGTAAAATAGGATTTACAAGTCCGAATGAATACGAAGAAAGCATAAGAAAACAAAGAAATTGCTTAAAAATAGTCTAA
- a CDS encoding OmpA family protein, with the protein MKKAVIFLVMAVGINAMAHLGGPCSVSEKKCVIRGFKVDGNILNESEASSIMEIVDILNKYGKSGTIDVIGHTDSTGSQKHNLKLSETRAKNFARLMREFGLDKRFSFGKIKGEGANSPVDTDDRVEGRYNNRRVEILLNNVEFETQENK; encoded by the coding sequence ATGAAAAAAGCAGTTATATTTTTAGTAATGGCAGTTGGAATAAATGCAATGGCACATTTAGGAGGACCTTGTTCTGTAAGTGAGAAAAAATGTGTTATAAGAGGATTCAAGGTAGATGGAAATATTCTGAATGAATCAGAAGCTTCTAGTATTATGGAGATTGTTGATATATTGAATAAATATGGCAAATCTGGAACAATTGATGTTATAGGACATACAGATTCTACAGGTTCACAAAAACATAATTTAAAATTATCAGAAACAAGGGCAAAAAACTTTGCAAGATTAATGAGGGAATTTGGGCTGGATAAAAGATTTTCCTTTGGAAAAATAAAAGGTGAAGGAGCAAATTCGCCTGTAGATACAGATGACAGAGTTGAAGGCAGATACAATAACCGAAGGGTTGAAATTCTTTTGAATAATGTAGAATTTGAAACTCAAGAAAACAAGTAA
- a CDS encoding TetR/AcrR family transcriptional regulator, whose amino-acid sequence MEKSKKSYHHGNLREELIEKGIEVINEEGEEKLSLRKVAKMCGVSNAAPYTYFKKKSDLLYAMSDYIWGILATELDRTRKKYENKENLLVKLGKTYVMFFCENHRYYHFMISRKNMKIDLFSKFSEIENNSEKAFSILKIEAIKILEKMGVPNQAMQDKIIAMWALVQGLTTIMITNDIKYSESWEEKIEEIIKSVCIAR is encoded by the coding sequence ATGGAAAAATCTAAAAAAAGTTACCATCATGGAAATTTACGGGAAGAATTGATTGAAAAGGGGATAGAGGTGATAAATGAAGAAGGAGAAGAAAAATTATCTTTAAGAAAAGTAGCTAAAATGTGTGGGGTAAGTAATGCGGCACCGTATACATATTTTAAGAAAAAAAGCGATTTACTTTACGCAATGAGTGATTATATATGGGGAATATTGGCAACGGAACTTGATAGAACAAGGAAAAAATACGAAAATAAAGAGAATTTATTGGTAAAATTAGGAAAAACGTACGTTATGTTTTTTTGTGAGAATCACAGATATTATCATTTTATGATTTCAAGAAAAAATATGAAAATAGATTTATTTTCAAAGTTTTCAGAAATAGAAAATAATAGCGAAAAAGCCTTTAGTATATTAAAAATTGAGGCGATAAAAATACTTGAAAAAATGGGAGTGCCAAATCAGGCTATGCAAGATAAAATTATAGCGATGTGGGCGTTGGTACAAGGATTAACAACAATAATGATTACAAATGATATAAAGTATTCTGAAAGCTGGGAAGAAAAAATAGAGGAGATAATAAAATCAGTTTGTATAGCAAGGTAA
- a CDS encoding OmpA family protein, which yields MKKLIILLMIVIGMSVQAEEIRKKEEKINTGNTDYIPEPPKSTQIICGFPPCDLTYGKCVVRGFKVDGEKMNESESYDLKYIANMLNTHIEKGYLEIIGYTDSTGSKKHNRKLSLERAVNAAKLLREYGLDKRFSIVKIIGKGGEEPKDTNETVEGRYNNRRIEIILNDLEYKESRFINK from the coding sequence ATGAAAAAATTAATTATACTTTTGATGATAGTAATAGGTATGAGTGTACAGGCAGAGGAAATTAGAAAAAAAGAAGAAAAAATTAATACGGGAAATACTGATTATATTCCAGAACCCCCAAAGTCAACTCAGATAATTTGCGGTTTTCCACCTTGTGATTTGACATATGGAAAATGTGTAGTTCGTGGATTTAAGGTGGATGGAGAAAAAATGAATGAATCTGAAAGTTATGATTTGAAATACATTGCAAATATGCTTAATACCCATATAGAAAAAGGTTATCTTGAAATTATAGGGTATACAGATTCAACTGGTTCAAAAAAACATAATCGAAAATTATCTTTGGAAAGGGCAGTAAATGCAGCTAAATTATTGCGGGAATATGGATTAGATAAAAGATTTTCCATTGTGAAAATTATAGGAAAAGGTGGGGAAGAACCTAAGGATACAAATGAAACTGTAGAAGGAAGATATAATAATAGAAGAATTGAAATCATTTTAAATGATTTGGAATATAAAGAATCAAGATTTATAAATAAATAA
- a CDS encoding ankyrin repeat domain-containing protein — translation MTIYSATLMGTYEEFLKIFKERDQNEISPSGRSLLFTALCNTKSKERYKIANFLINKGADVKIITEDGMSMFFPLFSYGRQDIVKTTILCKTLLEKGADITVMHKKEKTVSFKMLFNIGTPEIEMLPLYQLIFSQPGLPLLVKDKWGLTVIEFARRSNRPIAVQMMEDYVKKYNLK, via the coding sequence ATGACAATTTATTCAGCAACATTAATGGGAACATATGAAGAATTTTTAAAAATATTTAAAGAAAGAGATCAAAATGAAATAAGTCCATCAGGACGAAGTTTACTTTTCACAGCGTTATGTAATACAAAATCAAAAGAAAGATATAAAATAGCAAATTTTTTAATAAATAAAGGAGCTGATGTTAAAATAATAACAGAAGATGGAATGAGTATGTTTTTTCCTTTGTTTTCTTATGGACGACAAGATATAGTAAAAACTACAATTTTATGTAAAACGTTATTGGAAAAAGGAGCAGATATAACAGTAATGCATAAGAAAGAGAAAACAGTTTCATTCAAAATGTTGTTTAACATCGGTACTCCTGAAATAGAAATGTTACCGTTATACCAACTGATATTTTCTCAACCAGGACTTCCTCTCTTAGTAAAAGATAAATGGGGACTAACAGTAATTGAATTTGCGAGAAGATCTAATAGACCGATAGCAGTACAAATGATGGAAGACTATGTAAAGAAATATAATTTGAAATAA
- a CDS encoding SemiSWEET family transporter: MSEKNLKILGWLGTLLSVIMYVSYVPQIMGNLHGNKTFFLQPSAATINCTIWTSYGLLKEKKDYPLSAANLPGVIFGLLATITAF; this comes from the coding sequence GTGAGCGAAAAAAATTTAAAAATCTTAGGATGGCTTGGAACATTACTTTCTGTAATAATGTATGTGTCTTATGTTCCACAAATAATGGGGAATTTACATGGGAATAAAACATTTTTCCTACAGCCTTCAGCAGCTACAATTAACTGTACGATATGGACAAGTTATGGTCTTTTAAAAGAGAAAAAAGATTATCCGCTGTCAGCAGCAAACTTGCCAGGAGTAATCTTTGGACTACTTGCAACAATCACGGCATTTTAG
- a CDS encoding SPFH domain-containing protein has product MYWTLPLIVILIVIALIYIFKSIKIVPESRVLIIEKLGKYDRSLNSGLSFLNPFFDRVARSVSLKEQVVDFPPQPVITKDNATMQIDTVVYFQITDPKLYTYGVERPLSAIENLTATTLRNIIGDMTVDQTLTSRDIINTKMRQELDDATDPWGIKVNRVELKSILPPSDIRVAMEKEMKAEREKRANILEAQAKREAAILVAEGEKQAAILRAEAKKEQQIKEAEGRAEAILSIQKAQAEALKLLNEAAPTKEVLSLKGMETFEKVADGKATKIIIPSELQNLAGMVTAFSELAKKDKDVEQK; this is encoded by the coding sequence ATGTACTGGACTTTACCATTAATAGTTATTCTTATTGTAATAGCATTAATTTACATTTTTAAATCAATAAAGATTGTACCGGAATCACGTGTACTTATAATTGAAAAATTGGGAAAATACGACAGATCTTTAAATTCAGGACTTAGTTTTCTGAATCCATTTTTTGACAGAGTTGCAAGAAGTGTGTCTTTAAAAGAACAAGTTGTGGATTTCCCACCTCAGCCTGTTATTACAAAGGATAACGCTACAATGCAAATTGATACAGTTGTTTATTTTCAGATAACTGACCCAAAGTTGTACACTTATGGAGTAGAGCGTCCACTTTCGGCAATTGAAAATTTGACAGCAACAACTTTGAGAAATATTATTGGAGATATGACAGTTGACCAGACATTGACTTCAAGAGACATTATCAACACAAAAATGCGTCAAGAACTGGATGATGCCACAGATCCTTGGGGAATAAAAGTAAACCGTGTGGAATTGAAAAGCATTTTGCCACCATCTGACATTCGTGTAGCAATGGAAAAGGAAATGAAAGCAGAGCGTGAAAAAAGGGCAAACATTCTGGAAGCACAAGCAAAAAGAGAAGCGGCAATCTTGGTTGCAGAAGGAGAAAAACAGGCTGCAATTTTAAGAGCAGAAGCTAAAAAGGAACAGCAGATAAAAGAAGCAGAAGGGCGTGCAGAAGCAATTTTATCAATTCAAAAAGCACAAGCAGAAGCGTTGAAACTGTTAAACGAAGCAGCACCAACAAAAGAGGTATTGTCACTAAAAGGAATGGAAACATTTGAAAAAGTGGCAGATGGAAAAGCCACAAAAATTATTATTCCAAGCGAGCTGCAAAATCTGGCTGGAATGGTTACCGCATTTTCGGAACTTGCTAAAAAAGATAAAGATGTGGAACAAAAATAG
- a CDS encoding valine--tRNA ligase — MPNELNKVYSPNEIEDKWYKIWEEKGYFNAQHNAEKPGYSIAIPPPNVTGILHMGHMLNNSIQDAIIRYKRMSGFDTLWIPGMDHAGIATQNKVERMLADEGTSKEEIGYDEFLRRTWEWKEKHGGLITKQLRKLGVSLDWTRERFTMDEGLSEAVKEVFIKLYNDGLIYRGEYIVNWCPHDKTALADDEVNHEDKNGKIWEIRYPIKDSDEEFVIATTRPETMLGDTGVAVNPNDERYKHLIGKTVILPLMNREIPIVADEYVDMEFGTGVVKMTPSHDPNDFEVAKRTGLAFLNIFTEDAHVNENGGKYQGLERFAARKAILADLEEQGLLVGVKDHKNAVGHCYRCNSIIEPRVSTQWFVKMEPLAKRALEVVKNGKIQITPKRWEKVYYNWLENIRDWTISRQIWWGHRIPAYYAEDGTVFVAKSLEEAKVQAREKFGKDVNLTEETDVLDTWFSSALWPFSTLGWPNETEDLKKFFPTNALVTGADILFFWVARMVMMSLYIKDEIPFNYVYLHGIIRDEKGRKMSKSLGNSPDPLDLIAKYGADAIRFSFLYNTSQGQDIHFSEKLLEMGSAFANKVWNASRFVLSNLEDFDVSTTVDNSEFKLEDKWILSKLQTASKLINENMEKYELDAAAKLAYEFFRGDFCDWYVEIAKTRVYGQEGSDKVVAQWVLRHVLDKGLKMLHPFMPFITEEIWQKLQTGEETIMLSDFPKEEKEFINIDAEKEFDYLKEIISAIRNIRGEANVSPSKKIEVIFKTADENAINILQNNAKILDKLANVEKYEFNVEIPKLVGFRLVDTTEIFVPLAELIDLDKEIEKLEKSIEKTQVELDKVLKKLSNENFVAKAKPEAVEKERRIKEELENKIAKFKESMNLYK, encoded by the coding sequence ATGCCAAATGAACTGAATAAAGTTTATTCACCAAATGAGATAGAAGATAAATGGTATAAAATATGGGAAGAAAAAGGATATTTTAATGCACAGCATAATGCAGAAAAGCCAGGATATTCAATTGCTATTCCACCACCAAATGTTACAGGGATTTTGCATATGGGTCATATGCTTAACAACTCGATACAGGATGCAATTATTAGATATAAGAGAATGAGCGGATTTGATACACTTTGGATTCCAGGGATGGATCATGCTGGGATTGCTACGCAAAATAAAGTTGAGAGAATGCTGGCTGATGAAGGAACTTCTAAAGAAGAAATTGGGTATGATGAGTTTTTGAGAAGAACTTGGGAATGGAAGGAAAAACATGGCGGGCTGATTACAAAGCAGCTTAGAAAACTGGGAGTTTCGCTGGACTGGACAAGAGAGAGATTTACTATGGATGAAGGGCTTTCAGAAGCTGTAAAGGAAGTGTTTATCAAACTTTACAATGATGGGCTTATTTATCGTGGAGAATACATTGTAAACTGGTGTCCGCACGACAAGACAGCACTTGCTGATGATGAGGTAAATCACGAGGATAAAAATGGAAAAATCTGGGAAATCAGATACCCGATTAAAGATAGCGATGAAGAATTTGTAATTGCTACAACTCGTCCTGAAACAATGCTTGGAGATACAGGAGTTGCAGTAAATCCAAATGATGAAAGATACAAGCATCTGATTGGAAAAACTGTAATTTTACCTCTTATGAACAGAGAAATTCCAATTGTGGCAGATGAATATGTAGATATGGAATTTGGGACTGGGGTAGTTAAGATGACTCCGTCACACGATCCTAACGACTTTGAAGTGGCAAAAAGAACTGGACTTGCATTTTTAAATATTTTTACAGAAGATGCGCATGTAAATGAAAATGGTGGGAAATATCAAGGGTTAGAAAGATTTGCAGCTAGAAAGGCTATACTTGCTGATTTGGAAGAGCAGGGACTGCTAGTTGGAGTAAAAGATCATAAGAATGCTGTAGGGCATTGCTACAGATGTAATTCAATTATCGAGCCAAGAGTTTCTACTCAATGGTTTGTAAAAATGGAGCCACTTGCAAAAAGAGCATTGGAAGTTGTAAAAAATGGAAAAATTCAAATTACGCCAAAAAGATGGGAAAAAGTTTATTACAACTGGCTGGAAAACATAAGGGACTGGACAATTTCACGTCAAATCTGGTGGGGACACAGAATACCTGCCTATTATGCAGAAGACGGAACAGTTTTTGTGGCAAAAAGTCTGGAAGAGGCAAAAGTGCAGGCACGTGAAAAATTTGGAAAAGATGTGAATTTGACAGAAGAAACAGATGTGCTTGATACTTGGTTTTCATCAGCATTATGGCCATTTTCAACATTAGGCTGGCCAAATGAAACTGAAGACTTGAAAAAATTCTTTCCAACAAATGCACTTGTTACAGGTGCAGACATATTGTTCTTCTGGGTAGCAAGAATGGTAATGATGAGCCTTTATATAAAAGATGAAATTCCATTTAATTATGTTTATCTGCATGGAATTATACGGGATGAAAAAGGTAGAAAAATGAGTAAATCTCTAGGAAACTCTCCTGACCCGCTTGACTTGATAGCAAAATATGGTGCAGATGCAATAAGATTCAGCTTTTTATACAATACTTCACAAGGACAGGACATTCATTTTTCAGAAAAACTGCTTGAAATGGGTTCAGCTTTTGCTAATAAAGTGTGGAATGCATCAAGATTTGTGTTGTCAAATCTGGAAGATTTTGATGTTTCAACAACTGTGGATAATTCAGAATTTAAACTTGAAGATAAATGGATTTTATCCAAATTGCAGACTGCTTCAAAATTGATTAATGAAAATATGGAAAAATATGAACTGGACGCCGCTGCAAAATTGGCATACGAATTTTTCCGTGGAGATTTCTGTGACTGGTATGTAGAAATTGCCAAAACACGTGTTTATGGACAGGAAGGCAGTGATAAAGTTGTGGCTCAGTGGGTATTAAGACACGTTCTTGATAAAGGGCTTAAAATGCTGCATCCATTTATGCCGTTTATTACTGAAGAAATTTGGCAAAAATTGCAGACTGGCGAAGAAACAATTATGTTATCAGATTTTCCAAAAGAAGAAAAAGAGTTTATAAATATTGATGCTGAAAAGGAATTTGACTATCTGAAGGAAATTATTTCAGCAATTAGAAATATCCGTGGAGAAGCAAATGTTTCGCCATCTAAGAAAATTGAAGTTATTTTCAAGACAGCTGATGAAAATGCAATAAATATTTTACAAAATAATGCCAAAATACTGGATAAACTGGCAAATGTTGAAAAATATGAATTTAATGTGGAAATTCCAAAACTTGTAGGATTTAGATTGGTTGACACAACTGAGATTTTTGTTCCGTTAGCAGAGTTAATTGATTTAGACAAGGAAATTGAAAAATTGGAGAAAAGCATTGAAAAAACTCAAGTTGAACTGGATAAAGTATTGAAAAAATTATCTAATGAAAATTTTGTTGCAAAAGCAAAACCTGAAGCTGTGGAAAAAGAAAGAAGAATAAAAGAAGAGCTTGAAAACAAAATTGCTAAGTTTAAGGAATCAATGAATTTGTATAAATAG
- a CDS encoding flavodoxin family protein produces the protein MELIIHDLDDEKLKNLKWKIEKKEKIMDKIKDSITQKKIIVDEDVSIICDSGRIKSCMGCFECWIKTPGKCKIRDGYESLAKLYSKADKVVIISQCVYGSYSPFVKNVLDRTIPYLLPFFKFKNKEMHHIPRNKTKFGLNVYFYGKNLSSNEKIAAKEIVKANSVNLDVKTFKVSFLED, from the coding sequence ATGGAATTAATTATACACGATTTAGACGATGAAAAATTGAAAAATTTAAAGTGGAAAATTGAAAAAAAGGAAAAAATTATGGATAAAATAAAAGATAGTATAACTCAAAAGAAAATAATAGTTGATGAAGATGTGTCTATAATTTGTGACAGTGGTAGAATTAAAAGCTGTATGGGATGTTTTGAATGCTGGATTAAAACACCTGGGAAGTGTAAAATTAGGGATGGATATGAAAGTTTAGCAAAATTATATTCAAAAGCAGATAAAGTTGTGATTATAAGTCAATGTGTCTATGGTTCTTACAGTCCATTTGTAAAAAATGTGCTAGATAGGACAATTCCATATTTATTACCATTTTTTAAATTTAAAAATAAAGAGATGCACCATATCCCACGAAATAAAACAAAATTTGGGTTAAATGTGTATTTTTATGGAAAAAATTTGTCATCAAATGAAAAGATAGCCGCTAAAGAAATAGTAAAGGCTAATAGCGTAAATTTAGATGTGAAAACTTTTAAGGTTTCTTTTTTGGAAGATTAG